Proteins encoded together in one Xenopus laevis strain J_2021 chromosome 6L, Xenopus_laevis_v10.1, whole genome shotgun sequence window:
- the foxf2.L gene encoding forkhead box protein F2, which produces MSTEKHNLSAAPIRSSPATGTVQSAPMSQQSAAMDTTSSSSSKNKKPNSGLRRPEKPPYSYIALIVMAIQSSPTKRLTLSEIYQFLQARFPFFRGSYQGWKNSVRHNLSLNECFIKLPKGLGRPGKGHYWTIDPASEFMFEEGSFRRRPRGFRRKCQALKPMYRMMNGIGFSTSILPQGFDFQAPPASLACHSNGYNLDMMSNSMAAGYDGLAGGHHVPHMSPNPGSTYMASCPVSSTGDYGPDSSSSPVPSSPAMASAMECHSPYTSPTAHWASSGASSYLKQQAMPPSNAASAAGIHSGVSPYSLEQSYLHQNPREDLSVGLPRYQHHSSPVCDRKDFVLNFNGISSFHPSATSSYYHHHHHQSVCQDIKPCVM; this is translated from the exons ATGAGCACGGAGAAGCACAATCTTTCAGCAGCTCCTATCAGAAGCAGTCCCGCCACAGGGACTGTACAGAGCGCaccgatgagccagcaatccgCAGCCATGGacaccacctcctcctcctcttctaaGAACAAAAAGCCAAATTCAGGGCTCCGGCGCCCCGAAAAGCCCCCTTATTCCTATATCGCCCTGATAGTCATGGCCATCCAGAGCTCTCCTACCAAAAGACTCACCCTGAGCGAGATCTACCAGTTCCTGCAGGCCCGATTCCCCTTCTTCAGGGGCTCCTACCAGGGCTGGAAGAACTCTGTGCGCCACAACCTTTCCCTAAACGAGTGCTTTATTAAGCTGCCCAAGGGGCTTGGAAGGCCGGGCAAGGGCCACTACTGGACCATTGACCCCGCCAGTGAGTTCATGTTTGAGGAGGGCTCGTTCCGCCGCCGACCCAGGGGCTTTAGAAGAAAATGTCAAGCCCTAAAGCCCATGTACAGGATGATGAACGGCATTGGCTTCAGCACTTCCATTTTGCCCCAAGGCTTTGATTTCCAGGCCCCACCTGCGTCTCTGGCCTGTCACAGTAATGGCTACAACCTAGACATGATGTCAAACTCTATGGCTGCTGGCTATGATGGCTTAGCCGGGGGGCACCATGTTCCACACATGTCTCCCAACCCTGGCTCTACCTACATGGCCAGCTGTCCTGTGTCTTCCACTGGGGATTACGGGCCAGACAGTAGCAGTAGCCCAGTGCCCTCTTCCCCTGCCATGGCCAGTGCTATGGAATGCCATTCTCCTTACACAAGCCCCACGGCTCACTGGGCATCCTCAGGTGCATCTTCTTACCTGAAGCAACAGGCCATGCCCCCCAGCAACGCCGCCTCTGCTGCTGGCATCCATTCTGGCGTCTCGCCCTACTCCCTAGAACAGAGTTACCTCCACCAGAACCCCCGGGAGGATCTGTCAG TGGGACTGCCCCGGTACCAGCACCACTCCTCTCCAGTGTGCGACAGGAAAGATTTCGTCCTTAATTTTAACGGGATTTCTTCTTTCCACCCGTCTGCCACTAGTTCCTATTATCACCATCATCACCATCAAAGTGTTTGCCAGGATATAAAGCCCTGTGTGATGTGA